In Pseudomonas fluorescens, the following are encoded in one genomic region:
- a CDS encoding TauD/TfdA family dioxygenase encodes MSDQGIVASQPCISLGHRHEELSTLGWTVLTPDEFADDVVGTLCEFGPIIPQFNGQMAFPITRKPGYEDLPYSQSMNGIGPHTEAPVYGPPPRYLALHCHKQATCGGGHTGLVDGYEFLKSLEHSERQLREWLDDTPVEFVATAKPGEPGQRRVKEYILTPTEDGDIFRFSYNQFHYGDVNPSKEALQQSLVANSTSPLARFAVLGEAYFVEHNVPVLIPDGCLLIWDNWRMIHARSRYTDPARNLTRYWLA; translated from the coding sequence ATGTCAGACCAAGGGATTGTTGCGTCTCAACCTTGCATTTCGCTCGGCCATCGTCATGAAGAACTGTCGACGTTGGGCTGGACAGTGCTGACCCCCGACGAATTTGCCGATGATGTCGTAGGCACCTTGTGCGAATTCGGCCCGATCATTCCGCAGTTCAACGGCCAGATGGCCTTTCCCATTACCCGCAAGCCGGGTTACGAAGACTTGCCGTATTCCCAGAGCATGAACGGCATCGGCCCGCACACTGAAGCGCCGGTGTACGGCCCGCCGCCACGCTATCTGGCGTTGCATTGCCATAAACAGGCCACGTGCGGTGGCGGGCACACCGGATTGGTGGACGGTTACGAATTTCTCAAGTCCCTCGAACACAGCGAACGGCAACTGCGGGAGTGGCTGGATGACACGCCGGTAGAATTTGTCGCCACCGCCAAACCCGGCGAGCCGGGACAGCGGCGGGTCAAGGAATACATCCTCACGCCTACGGAAGACGGGGATATTTTCCGCTTCAGCTACAACCAGTTTCACTACGGCGACGTGAACCCGTCCAAGGAGGCCCTGCAGCAATCGCTGGTCGCCAACAGCACCTCGCCGCTGGCCAGGTTTGCCGTGCTCGGCGAAGCGTACTTCGTCGAGCACAACGTTCCGGTGCTGATTCCCGACGGATGCCTGCTGATTTGGGACAACTGGCGAATGATCCACGCCCGCAGTCGTTACACTGACCCGGCGCGCAACCTGACCCGCTATTGGCTGGCCTGA
- a CDS encoding PLP-dependent aminotransferase family protein gives MNTPPLYRQLANHYLDAIRSGTLKTGERLPSIRLMMEKHAVSLSTAVQVCRELEDCGVLEARPRSGNYIRQPDTLPRSAPIALAPALDTRAYVGIHEQVCAVLKASQRATIKVNFASAYCAPELYPLKTLQDNMIKSLRYNACLLGTAGGACGNSALRNILARRALASKTHLAPERIVITNGATEAINLALRAVTRPGDTVAVESPTFYGLLQILESLNLRVLEVPASAHTGLNLQALQRLLQGPERVKALIVIPNLQNPLGSIMPDANKARLVKLCAEHNTVLIEDDTYGDLVDTEQPLSTLKHWDSTDNVIYCASLNKTLAPGMRLGWISAGKWHDRVEMLKHAQSRGCEALSQLAASEFMRTPSYERYLRRLRKTLTQQRQQMSEAITRYFPLGTRVNNPQGGTLLWVELPRRHSSIAFFHEALKVGIQISPGDIFSNARRFDHFVRIGCGAPYSPRIDEAVLTLGRLLQHQG, from the coding sequence ATGAACACGCCCCCCTTGTATCGCCAGTTGGCCAACCACTACCTGGACGCTATCCGCAGCGGCACCCTGAAAACCGGTGAACGCCTGCCCTCGATCCGGTTGATGATGGAGAAACACGCCGTCAGCCTGTCGACCGCCGTGCAGGTGTGCCGGGAACTGGAAGACTGCGGTGTGCTGGAGGCCCGTCCGCGCTCCGGCAACTACATTCGCCAGCCCGACACCCTGCCCAGGTCCGCCCCGATTGCCCTGGCGCCAGCGCTGGATACCCGCGCGTATGTCGGCATTCATGAACAAGTCTGCGCGGTGCTCAAGGCCAGTCAGCGCGCAACGATCAAGGTCAACTTCGCCAGCGCCTACTGCGCGCCTGAGCTTTATCCGCTCAAGACCCTGCAAGACAACATGATCAAGTCGCTGCGCTACAACGCCTGCCTGCTCGGCACCGCGGGCGGCGCCTGCGGCAACAGCGCATTGCGCAACATCCTGGCCCGGCGGGCACTGGCCAGCAAGACCCACCTGGCCCCCGAGCGGATCGTGATCACCAACGGTGCCACCGAAGCGATCAACCTGGCCTTGCGTGCGGTCACCCGCCCCGGCGACACCGTGGCCGTGGAGTCGCCGACCTTCTACGGTCTGCTGCAAATTCTCGAAAGCCTGAACCTGCGCGTGCTGGAAGTCCCGGCCTCGGCCCACACCGGGCTCAATCTGCAGGCCCTGCAACGGCTGCTGCAAGGCCCCGAACGGGTCAAGGCGCTGATCGTCATTCCCAACCTGCAAAACCCGCTGGGCAGCATCATGCCCGACGCCAACAAGGCGCGGCTGGTGAAACTGTGCGCCGAGCACAACACCGTGCTGATCGAGGACGACACCTACGGCGACCTGGTGGACACCGAGCAGCCGCTGTCCACGCTCAAACATTGGGATAGCACCGACAACGTGATCTATTGCGCCTCGCTGAACAAAACCCTGGCACCGGGCATGCGCCTGGGCTGGATCAGCGCCGGCAAATGGCACGACCGCGTGGAGATGCTCAAGCATGCGCAGTCGCGGGGGTGCGAGGCGTTATCGCAACTGGCGGCCAGCGAATTCATGCGTACACCGTCCTACGAGCGTTACCTGCGGCGGTTGAGGAAAACCCTGACCCAGCAACGTCAACAGATGAGCGAGGCGATTACTCGCTACTTCCCCCTCGGCACCCGCGTGAACAATCCCCAGGGCGGCACGTTGTTATGGGTTGAACTGCCTCGCCGGCATTCGTCCATCGCGTTTTTTCACGAGGCGCTGAAGGTCGGCATCCAGATTTCCCCTGGGGATATCTTTTCCAATGCCAGGCGCTTCGATCACTTTGTGCGCATTGGCTGTGGCGCGCCGTATTCGCCGCGGATTGATGAAGCCGTGCTGACCTTGGGCCGCTTGCTCCAACATCAGGGTTGA
- a CDS encoding diiron oxygenase: protein MQTAIEIAQVDHQLIVRLNQAWTKRATVCSPDRAQVNEEFDPARPDYPECMVPFFHHPKFQALSDELKSSVVTWGWIGYNLRTVTAEEHVVNPALSVIANQYLGKDDWHFREAMQQTLIDEHYHTLMHLRAIERTKVDRALDQDLDLPPSVTYLRLKAQREALPEQWQRDLAAITFAVVAEISVNAYLDLLADDQTIQPQNRRVAELHNRDEYAHSKVLAEVSKVMYANMQPIQREFFARNLSVALSAFIAQDYSMWEAILTQLGVEDAALIIADTRESNKNATIMRDYSGLHKLAQDLGISDQIDFDFRPTLKTTAVA from the coding sequence ATGCAGACAGCAATCGAGATCGCCCAGGTCGATCATCAACTGATCGTGCGGCTCAACCAGGCCTGGACCAAGCGCGCCACCGTGTGTTCGCCGGACAGGGCTCAGGTCAATGAAGAGTTCGACCCGGCGCGCCCGGATTACCCGGAGTGCATGGTGCCGTTCTTCCATCATCCGAAATTCCAGGCCTTGAGCGACGAACTCAAGAGCAGCGTGGTGACCTGGGGCTGGATCGGCTACAACCTGCGCACCGTCACCGCCGAGGAACATGTGGTCAATCCGGCGCTGAGTGTCATCGCCAATCAGTACCTGGGCAAGGATGACTGGCACTTTCGCGAGGCCATGCAACAGACCCTGATCGACGAGCACTACCACACGCTGATGCACCTGCGCGCCATCGAGCGGACCAAGGTGGACCGGGCGCTGGATCAGGATCTGGACTTGCCACCGTCCGTCACGTACCTGCGCCTTAAAGCCCAGCGTGAAGCACTGCCCGAGCAATGGCAGCGGGATCTGGCGGCGATCACCTTTGCGGTGGTGGCCGAGATCAGCGTCAACGCCTACCTGGACTTGCTGGCGGACGACCAGACCATCCAGCCACAGAACCGCAGGGTGGCCGAGCTGCACAACCGTGACGAGTACGCCCACAGCAAGGTGCTGGCCGAAGTGTCCAAGGTCATGTACGCGAACATGCAGCCCATCCAGCGGGAATTTTTCGCACGCAACCTGTCGGTGGCGCTGAGTGCTTTTATCGCTCAGGACTACTCGATGTGGGAGGCGATTCTGACGCAGCTCGGGGTCGAGGATGCGGCGCTGATCATTGCCGACACCCGCGAGAGCAACAAGAACGCGACCATCATGCGCGACTACAGTGGCCTGCATAAGCTGGCACAGGATCTGGGCATCAGCGACCAGATCGATTTTGACTTCCGTCCGACCCTCAAAACCACGGCGGTCGCCTGA
- the msrB gene encoding peptide-methionine (R)-S-oxide reductase MsrB, translating into MFSRRQFLVASGGLGMTALAIGLLPKFSTGTALISEASAAEEFEVIHSDSEWHAILSDEQYDILREEGTERAYSSPLNNEHRDGTFVCAGCELPLFSSATKFDSRTGWPSFWAPLDKAVATRQDRAFGMVREEVHCRRCGGHLGHVFDDGPKPTGLRYCMNGLALKFVPRTV; encoded by the coding sequence ATGTTTTCAAGACGGCAATTTCTTGTCGCGAGCGGCGGGCTGGGGATGACGGCCCTGGCAATCGGCCTGTTGCCGAAGTTTTCCACAGGCACTGCATTGATCAGCGAGGCCAGCGCGGCCGAGGAGTTCGAAGTGATCCACAGCGACAGCGAATGGCACGCGATCCTCAGTGACGAGCAGTACGACATCCTTCGCGAAGAGGGCACCGAACGCGCCTACAGCAGCCCCCTGAACAACGAGCACCGCGATGGCACCTTTGTCTGTGCCGGTTGCGAGCTGCCGCTGTTTTCCTCGGCGACCAAGTTCGACAGCCGCACCGGTTGGCCGAGTTTCTGGGCACCGCTAGACAAGGCCGTGGCGACCCGCCAGGACCGTGCGTTCGGCATGGTCCGCGAAGAGGTTCATTGCCGGCGCTGCGGCGGGCATCTGGGGCATGTCTTCGACGACGGCCCGAAACCCACCGGCCTGCGCTACTGCATGAACGGCCTGGCGCTGAAATTCGTGCCCAGGACGGTGTGA
- a CDS encoding response regulator transcription factor — MEQTKRVLVVEDDMHIADLICLHLRDEQFEVVHSADGDEGMRLLQQGNWDALVLDLMLPGVDGLEICRRARAMARYTPIIITSARSSEVHRILGLELGADDYLAKPFSMLELVARVKALLRRVDAMARNLKMDAGSLLTDGLAIDPITREVSLDGRRLDLTPREFDLLYFFARQPGKVFSRMDLLNAVWGYSHEGYEHTVNTHINRLRAKIEADPAQPVRILTVWGRGYKFATGEEPQP, encoded by the coding sequence ATGGAACAGACCAAACGCGTCCTGGTGGTCGAGGACGATATGCACATCGCAGACCTGATCTGCCTGCATCTTCGCGATGAGCAGTTCGAGGTGGTGCACAGCGCCGATGGCGATGAAGGCATGCGCCTGCTGCAGCAAGGCAACTGGGACGCACTGGTCCTCGACCTGATGCTGCCCGGTGTCGACGGCCTGGAAATCTGCCGCCGCGCCCGCGCCATGGCCCGCTACACGCCGATCATCATCACCAGCGCGCGCTCCAGCGAAGTGCACCGGATTCTCGGCCTGGAACTGGGTGCCGACGACTATCTGGCCAAGCCCTTTTCCATGCTCGAGCTGGTGGCCCGGGTCAAAGCGCTGCTGCGTCGGGTCGATGCCATGGCGCGCAACCTGAAGATGGACGCCGGCAGCCTGCTCACCGACGGCCTGGCCATCGACCCGATCACCCGCGAAGTGTCCCTCGACGGACGGCGCCTGGACCTCACGCCCCGGGAGTTCGACTTGCTGTATTTCTTCGCCCGCCAGCCCGGCAAGGTGTTTTCGCGCATGGACCTGCTCAATGCCGTGTGGGGCTACAGCCATGAAGGCTACGAGCACACGGTCAACACCCACATCAACCGCCTGCGCGCCAAGATCGAGGCCGACCCGGCGCAACCGGTGCGCATCCTCACGGTCTGGGGCCGCGGCTACAAATTCGCCACCGGTGAGGAGCCGCAGCCATGA
- a CDS encoding cytochrome c biogenesis protein DipZ has translation MWLLVLAYLGGVLTIVSPCILPVLPFVFARTGQPFVKSGLPLLVGMALTFALVATLAAVGGGWVVQLNQYGRWLALVFVALFGLTLLLPQLAERLTRPLVAAGSRLSEAAGADARPRPGASLLIGVATGLLWAPCAGPILGLLLTGAALQGASIQTTFLLLAYAAGAATSLALALLLGGKVFTAMKRSIGAGEWLRRGLGVAMLAGVAAIALGLDTGVLARLSTASTGGIEQALVEKLSGKSPRDSGAMMAQNTTSGGAAQVADKSPGTLPVEGNLPPLDGAMQWLNSPPLDAQALKGKVVLVDFWTYSCINCLRSLPYVKAWAEKYRDQGLVVIGVHAPEFAFERDVGNVTKAMKDLGINYPVAIDNEFKIWRAFNNEYWPAHYFADAQGRIRYHHFGEGKYAESERVIQQLLREAGAAKVADGLISAKADGVQMAPDNDAVQSPETYVGYQRAEHFVPETALVPDKVAAYNPPAHLALNDWSLGGQWHVGPERATASAPASRIVYRFHARDLHLVLGPGADGKPVRFKVLIDGNAPGDDHGMDVAPDGSGTVTDQRLYQLVRQNGGVTDRTFSIEFLDPGASAYAFTFG, from the coding sequence ATGTGGCTGCTGGTCCTCGCTTATCTCGGTGGTGTGCTGACGATTGTCAGCCCGTGCATTCTGCCGGTGTTGCCGTTTGTCTTCGCCCGCACCGGGCAACCCTTCGTCAAAAGCGGGTTGCCGCTGCTGGTGGGGATGGCGCTGACCTTCGCGCTGGTCGCCACGTTGGCGGCGGTGGGCGGTGGCTGGGTGGTGCAGCTCAACCAGTACGGGCGCTGGCTGGCGCTGGTGTTCGTGGCGTTGTTCGGTCTGACGTTGCTGCTGCCGCAATTGGCTGAACGCCTGACCCGGCCGTTGGTGGCGGCGGGCAGTCGTTTGTCGGAAGCGGCGGGCGCCGATGCGCGGCCACGTCCCGGTGCTTCGTTGCTGATCGGCGTGGCCACCGGCCTGCTGTGGGCGCCGTGTGCCGGGCCGATTCTCGGTCTGCTGCTGACCGGTGCGGCGCTGCAAGGCGCCAGCATTCAAACCACCTTTTTGCTGCTGGCGTATGCCGCCGGTGCCGCCACGTCCCTAGCGCTGGCCTTGTTGCTGGGCGGCAAAGTCTTCACCGCGATGAAGCGCTCGATTGGCGCAGGCGAATGGCTGCGTCGCGGCCTGGGCGTGGCGATGCTGGCCGGTGTGGCGGCGATTGCCCTGGGCCTGGATACGGGGGTTCTGGCGCGGCTCTCCACGGCGTCGACCGGTGGTATCGAGCAAGCGCTGGTGGAAAAACTGAGCGGCAAGTCACCGCGTGACAGTGGGGCGATGATGGCGCAAAACACGACCTCCGGGGGCGCGGCGCAAGTGGCCGATAAATCCCCGGGCACCTTGCCGGTCGAAGGCAACCTGCCGCCTCTGGATGGCGCCATGCAATGGCTCAACTCGCCACCCCTCGATGCCCAGGCCTTGAAGGGCAAGGTCGTGCTGGTGGATTTCTGGACCTACTCCTGCATCAACTGCCTGCGTTCGCTGCCCTATGTGAAGGCCTGGGCCGAGAAGTATCGCGATCAGGGCCTGGTGGTGATCGGTGTGCATGCGCCGGAGTTTGCCTTCGAGCGTGACGTCGGCAACGTCACCAAGGCCATGAAAGACCTGGGCATCAACTACCCGGTGGCCATCGACAACGAGTTCAAGATCTGGCGCGCCTTCAACAACGAGTATTGGCCGGCGCATTACTTTGCCGACGCACAAGGACGCATTCGTTATCACCACTTCGGCGAAGGCAAGTACGCCGAATCGGAGCGAGTCATCCAGCAATTGCTGCGCGAGGCGGGTGCGGCCAAGGTCGCCGACGGGCTGATCAGCGCCAAGGCCGACGGCGTGCAAATGGCCCCGGACAACGACGCCGTGCAGTCGCCGGAAACCTATGTCGGCTACCAGCGTGCCGAGCATTTCGTACCGGAAACCGCGCTGGTGCCAGACAAGGTCGCGGCCTACAACCCGCCGGCACATCTAGCCCTCAACGACTGGAGCCTGGGAGGCCAGTGGCATGTCGGTCCGGAGCGGGCCACCGCCAGCGCACCGGCCAGTCGCATCGTCTATCGCTTCCACGCCCGTGATTTGCATTTGGTGCTCGGCCCCGGCGCCGATGGCAAGCCGGTGCGCTTCAAGGTGCTGATCGACGGCAACGCGCCGGGTGATGACCACGGCATGGACGTGGCCCCCGATGGCAGCGGCACCGTGACCGACCAGCGCTTGTATCAACTGGTGCGCCAGAACGGCGGCGTGACCGACCGGACCTTCAGTATCGAGTTTCTTGACCCGGGTGCGTCGGCTTACGCCTTCACCTTCGGCTGA
- a CDS encoding HAMP domain-containing sensor histidine kinase gives MRLTLTQRLSLVFAVLLLVCCGTSAWLQVRSNQMHEQEVVQGLSRDLAQHIASDTVLMDTQGLMPNAVRDLFSKLMQVNPSVEVYLLDTEGKIVGSAAPEGRIRRERIDLAPIQRLLRGDALPILGDDPRSVDARKVFSAAPLKVDGKPAGYLYVVLLGEDHDRLAERGATSAALNTALLSIGLVALLCLIAGLTAFALITRPLRRLTETVSQFDIDGVPVTPALPVAVEKAASHDEIAVLDAAFRQMQTRLGEQWRSLTRQDQERRELVANISHDLRTPLASLHGYLETLSLKDATLSPADRRRYLGIALDQSRKVGGLAQSLLELVRLEHGFVQPVLERFSLTDLAQDIFQKFELTAEARKVELKATFAPNASAACADLGLIERVLTNLFDNALRHTPAGGEVELGLRPQGSFIEVTVSDTGPGIAPELREGLFLRPFNIGGARRDGGLGLRIVHRILQLHGREIQLIDVPGRGATFRFSLPIDEETATALAVRSMNLNTPRQA, from the coding sequence ATGAGGCTGACCCTGACGCAACGCCTGTCCCTGGTGTTCGCCGTGCTGCTGCTGGTGTGTTGCGGCACGTCGGCGTGGTTGCAGGTGCGCTCCAACCAGATGCATGAGCAGGAAGTGGTGCAAGGGTTGTCCCGGGACCTGGCGCAGCACATCGCCAGTGACACGGTGCTGATGGACACCCAGGGCTTGATGCCCAATGCCGTGCGTGACCTGTTCAGCAAACTGATGCAGGTCAACCCGAGCGTCGAGGTGTACCTGTTGGACACCGAGGGCAAGATTGTCGGCAGCGCCGCGCCCGAGGGCCGGATCCGTCGCGAACGGATAGACCTGGCGCCGATCCAGCGCCTGTTGCGGGGCGATGCCCTGCCGATTCTCGGCGACGATCCGCGCAGCGTCGATGCGCGCAAGGTGTTCAGCGCTGCGCCACTGAAGGTCGACGGCAAGCCGGCCGGTTATCTCTACGTGGTGTTGCTCGGTGAGGATCACGATCGCCTGGCCGAACGCGGTGCGACCAGCGCGGCGCTCAACACTGCGTTGCTGTCCATCGGCCTGGTGGCGCTGCTGTGCCTGATTGCCGGTCTGACGGCGTTTGCCCTGATTACCCGGCCATTGCGCCGCTTGACCGAAACTGTCAGCCAGTTCGACATCGATGGCGTGCCGGTCACACCGGCCCTGCCCGTCGCAGTGGAAAAAGCCGCCAGCCACGATGAAATCGCCGTGCTCGATGCGGCGTTCCGACAGATGCAGACCCGCCTGGGCGAGCAATGGCGCTCGTTGACTCGCCAGGATCAGGAGCGCCGCGAACTGGTGGCGAATATCTCCCACGACTTGCGCACGCCGCTGGCCTCGTTGCACGGCTATCTGGAAACCCTGTCGCTCAAGGACGCCACGCTGTCCCCTGCCGACCGCCGTCGTTATCTGGGCATCGCCCTGGACCAGAGCCGCAAGGTGGGCGGTCTGGCGCAGTCGCTGCTGGAACTGGTGCGGCTGGAACACGGCTTCGTGCAGCCGGTGCTGGAACGTTTTTCCCTGACCGATCTGGCCCAGGACATCTTCCAGAAATTCGAACTCACCGCCGAAGCGCGCAAAGTCGAACTCAAGGCCACCTTCGCGCCGAATGCCTCGGCGGCCTGCGCGGACCTCGGCTTGATCGAGCGGGTGCTGACCAACCTGTTCGACAACGCCCTGCGCCATACCCCGGCCGGTGGCGAGGTTGAACTGGGCCTGCGCCCGCAAGGCTCATTCATCGAAGTCACGGTCAGCGATACCGGCCCCGGCATCGCCCCGGAACTGCGCGAAGGGTTGTTCCTGCGCCCGTTCAATATCGGCGGCGCACGGCGTGATGGCGGGTTGGGGCTGCGGATCGTGCATCGCATACTGCAATTGCACGGGCGCGAGATTCAGTTGATCGATGTGCCGGGGCGCGGGGCGACGTTCCGGTTTTCGTTGCCGATCGATGAGGAAACGGCGACTGCGTTGGCGGTGCGGTCGATGAACCTCAATACACCGCGGCAGGCCTGA
- a CDS encoding N-acyl homoserine lactonase family protein gives MSAPVYEVFAIRVGANAQRTARENFLYDACCGDPNAPMPLDYYFWVIRNEQQVIVVDTCFQPATAERRNRQMYRLPEESLRQLEIDPAQIEHLILTHLHWDHAGNLGLFPKATVHLQEAELRFCTGPKMAHPTVNKTYEVEDVMSALPPLFEGRMRLHNGVVEVAPGVTLHPVGGHTPGSQVVRVNTGRGWIVLASDAAHLWVNIRQRSPFPILDDLAKTLEAFTEIDRLADSEDHVIPGHDPLIAERFPHWNDDPHIICLHQPPN, from the coding sequence ATGTCTGCTCCTGTGTACGAAGTGTTCGCTATTCGTGTCGGCGCAAACGCCCAGCGCACCGCCAGGGAGAACTTTCTCTACGACGCCTGCTGCGGTGATCCGAATGCGCCGATGCCGCTGGACTACTACTTCTGGGTCATCCGCAACGAGCAGCAGGTGATCGTGGTCGACACCTGTTTCCAACCGGCCACGGCGGAGCGGCGCAATCGCCAGATGTATCGCCTGCCGGAAGAATCCCTGCGGCAACTGGAGATCGATCCGGCGCAGATCGAGCACCTGATCCTGACCCATTTGCACTGGGATCATGCCGGCAACCTCGGGCTGTTCCCGAAAGCGACCGTGCATCTGCAGGAAGCGGAACTGCGTTTCTGCACCGGGCCGAAAATGGCCCATCCCACGGTGAACAAAACCTACGAAGTCGAGGACGTGATGTCGGCGCTGCCACCGTTGTTCGAAGGGCGGATGCGTTTGCACAACGGTGTTGTCGAGGTAGCTCCCGGCGTGACCTTGCACCCGGTTGGCGGGCATACGCCGGGCAGCCAGGTGGTGCGGGTCAATACCGGGCGCGGCTGGATTGTGCTGGCCTCGGATGCCGCGCATTTGTGGGTCAACATTCGTCAGCGCAGTCCGTTCCCGATTCTCGATGACCTGGCGAAAACCCTCGAAGCCTTCACCGAGATCGACCGCCTGGCCGACAGCGAAGACCACGTCATCCCCGGCCACGACCCGCTGATCGCCGAGCGTTTCCCGCACTGGAATGACGACCCACATATCATTTGCCTGCACCAACCTCCGAACTGA
- a CDS encoding branched-chain amino acid aminotransferase: MSSIPFDQREGVIWLDGEFVEWSRAQLHVLTHGLHYASTVYEGERVYNGRIFKLREHSERLYRSAHLMDFAIPFELAELEAASHELLQRNQVVDGYLRPVAWRGSEMISTSARFNRVHVAIACWQWPSYFDPAARMAGIRLKTATWRRPPPNSSPFEAKASGHYQIATLSKHDAENTGYHDALMLDWRGHVAEATSANVFFAKGRTLQTPTADCFLNGITRQTVIELAKALDYQVVERTILPTELGDFDECFLTGTAAEITPVQCIDEQHYRPGDACRDFIAAYTSTVNAG; encoded by the coding sequence ATGAGCAGTATCCCGTTTGATCAGCGCGAGGGCGTTATCTGGCTCGACGGCGAGTTCGTCGAGTGGTCCCGGGCGCAGTTGCATGTGCTGACCCATGGCCTGCATTACGCGAGCACCGTGTATGAAGGCGAGCGGGTCTACAACGGCAGGATCTTCAAGCTGCGCGAACACAGCGAGCGCTTGTATCGCTCGGCGCACCTGATGGACTTTGCCATCCCCTTTGAGCTGGCTGAACTGGAGGCGGCCAGCCACGAACTGCTGCAACGCAACCAGGTCGTCGACGGTTATCTGCGCCCGGTGGCCTGGCGCGGCAGCGAGATGATTTCCACCTCGGCGCGTTTCAACCGTGTGCACGTGGCCATCGCGTGCTGGCAGTGGCCGAGCTATTTCGACCCGGCCGCGCGCATGGCCGGCATCCGCTTGAAAACCGCGACCTGGCGCCGCCCACCACCGAACAGCAGCCCGTTCGAAGCCAAGGCCTCCGGGCATTACCAGATCGCCACGCTGAGCAAGCACGACGCCGAGAATACGGGTTACCACGATGCGCTGATGCTCGACTGGCGCGGTCACGTTGCCGAAGCCACCAGCGCCAATGTGTTCTTCGCCAAAGGCCGGACGCTGCAGACCCCGACAGCGGATTGCTTCCTCAACGGCATCACCCGCCAGACCGTGATCGAGCTGGCCAAGGCGCTGGATTACCAGGTGGTCGAACGCACGATTTTGCCTACAGAGCTTGGCGACTTCGATGAGTGTTTTCTCACCGGCACCGCCGCCGAAATCACCCCGGTGCAGTGCATCGATGAGCAGCACTATCGACCGGGTGACGCCTGCCGCGACTTCATCGCCGCGTACACCTCAACCGTCAACGCCGGATAA
- the msrA gene encoding peptide-methionine (S)-S-oxide reductase MsrA, producing MKTLFTWRRTLLGLAAAGIISQCSAFSFGGAEEGVILPPPALDETTQARSETAVFAGGCFWGVQGVFQHVKGVKNAVSGYAGGAANTAQYERVSNGNTGHAESVEVTFDPTQVSYGTLLQIYFSVAHNPTELNRQGPDTGTQYRSAIFTKSTEQQRVAQAYIAQLDAAHAFDKPIVTKLETFNGFYPAEEEHQDFLTEHPTYPYIVINDLPKVAQLKQLYPNRYQEQPVLVKAGR from the coding sequence ATGAAAACTCTCTTTACCTGGCGCCGTACCCTGCTGGGGCTGGCGGCTGCCGGCATCATCAGCCAATGCTCGGCCTTCTCCTTCGGTGGCGCCGAAGAGGGGGTAATCCTTCCACCGCCCGCCCTCGACGAAACCACCCAGGCCCGCAGCGAAACCGCGGTGTTCGCCGGTGGCTGCTTCTGGGGCGTTCAAGGGGTGTTCCAGCATGTCAAAGGCGTGAAGAACGCCGTCTCCGGCTACGCGGGCGGAGCGGCTAATACCGCACAATACGAGCGCGTCAGCAATGGCAATACCGGCCATGCGGAATCGGTCGAAGTGACCTTCGATCCCACTCAGGTCAGCTACGGCACCTTGCTGCAGATCTACTTTTCGGTGGCGCACAACCCGACCGAACTCAACCGTCAGGGACCGGATACCGGTACTCAATATCGCTCGGCGATCTTTACCAAAAGTACTGAGCAGCAGCGGGTCGCACAGGCCTACATCGCCCAGCTCGACGCCGCCCATGCCTTCGACAAGCCGATCGTCACCAAGCTGGAAACCTTCAACGGTTTCTACCCGGCGGAGGAGGAACATCAGGACTTCCTGACCGAGCATCCGACCTATCCGTACATCGTGATCAACGATTTGCCGAAGGTCGCACAGTTGAAGCAGCTGTACCCGAATCGTTATCAGGAACAGCCGGTGCTGGTGAAGGCGGGGAGGTGA